The segment CGTCGCTGTTGAACAGAACCGTCAGGCTGGCCTGGCCTTCCATGACATAGACAGGCGGATTCACCTTGATGTCGGACCCCACCTTGAGCTTTTTGCAATAGCCGCGGCCGTCCGAAGCGTAGGCGTTTTCGGAAAAGTTTTTGCAAAACCCGCATGCCTTCTCGGGGACGTTTTCCCTTTCCTCGACGGAACGGGCCTTGCTCACGTCTCCCAGCATTCCATTAGCCACTTGTTTCCACTGACTCCTCCGGGACATTGATGCCTCCTTGTCATGACGATGAGGGTTTTCAGGTTATACCAGGCGGATCAACCGCCGATGGTTACTTTGCGTCTTCAAAGCCGGAGCCGCCGATGGTGGTTTTCAGGCCGCTCATTTCGTAATACTCCTTGGGAATTTCCAGCAGGGAGGGCTCCATGGCCTCCACCCGCCCCAAGGGCCAATCCAGCCCCAGCCACCCGTATTTGTCCTGGCACCAGTTGTGGTACGGCAGCAAATCCACCCGATGGATTTTTCCGGGAAGGCCGTTCAGGAACTCCACGGCCGCCTGGTGATCCTCGATGGAATCATTGAAGCCGGGGATCACCGGGATTCGCACCCAGGTTTCCACCCCGGTTTGAGTCAGGCGGGCGAGGTTTTTCATAATCAAGGCGTTATCCACGCCGGTCCATTGCTTGTGTTTTTCCGGGTCCGTGTGCTTGAGGTCGAAAAGGACTATGTCGATGTATTTCAGGAGCCTCTGCAGAATGTCCCAGGAACAGTACCCGTTGGTGTCCAGGCAGGTGTGAAGCCCCCGAGCCTTGGCGCCCGCCAGGAGCTTTTCAGCGAAGTCCGGATGCGCCGTGGGTTCTCCGCCGGAAAGAGTCATGCCGCCTCCGGAGTTTTTGTAAAAGGGCAGGTCCGACTCCACTTCGTCCAGGATTTCCTTCACGGTTAGGAGCTTGCCCGTTATTTCCAGGGCGCCGTAAGGGCAAACCGCCGCGCATTGCATGGAATGATTGCAGCGGGCAAGGTCGATTTTGTAATAATCCACGCCTTCCGACTGGGCCAGAACCGGGTCGATGGGAGGCTGGATCGCCTCCGTGGGACAGGCTTCCATGCATGCGCCGCATTGTGCGCAGAGCCTTTTTTTCCAGAAAACCTGAGCTTTTGCGTCAATGGTTTCGGGGTTGTGGCACCAGACGCACTTGAGGGGGCAGCCCTTTAAAAAGACGTTGGTGCGGAATCCCGGACCGTCGTTTATGGCAAAACGCTGAATTTCCGTAATCAAGCAGGCATTGGCCATTTTTCCCTCCCGCTCCGTTTCCTTGTGAGGCGGAAATCCTCCGCCAAAATTTACAGAGTCGCCGCAAAGTCCGCCATGTCCGCCGATTCCAAGTGATCGATCCTTCCGGCAAGATCTTCCGCCTTTTTGCGGCCGATAACAGCGCCCGCCAGGTCCAGGAACTTGGCTCTGACGCGCTCTTGCTTGGCGTCCAGGGAAGGAATTTGCTGGAGGATGTCGGAAAAGCCTTCGTAGTCCCGGCCCTTGGCCCTGATTACAACCCGGGATTCCAGGGCGGTCATGGATTCATCCTTAATCAATTCAATTTTTTGCATCAGGCTTCTTACCTGGGGATCGTTCACCAAATCGTCGGTAAAGGCGGCCATGCCCGTGACTTCGCGGGTGAGGGCGTTGGCCACGCAATAGGCTACGGAGAACTTGGCTTCGGTTCCGGTTTTGGGATTGGCGTTGGCCGCTGCCTGCATGGTGACCTCGGAGGAGTAAACCCGGATGCTTTCAATATGGTCCAGGCTCAGGCTGTTTTCCTGCACCACCTGCCTGGCGGCCTCCAAAGGCGAGTGGGTGGCGTGGCATGAGGCGTGATATTTCTGGCTCAGGTTGACCACGTCCCACCCCAGGCCCAGCATGGACAGGATTTCGTCGTTCACCTTGCCGCGAAGCGCCTCGAAAAAGCCCTGGGGCCCCTCCAGCACGTCATCGGCGCCGGTGAAGCCATCTCTTGCCAGCATGGCCGCCATCAGCCCGGACTGGCTCGCCCGGCCCGCATGAAAGGGCTTGCACATTGTGCCGAAATTGCGTTTGAGCCCCGAAGCCTGGGTGGCGCCGATGCCCAAAGCCCAGGCGGTCTGCTGCGGATCCAGGCCCAACAGCCGGGCGCAACCCGCGGCCGAGGCCATGTGGCCCAGGGTGGATGTGCCGTGCCAGCCCGCCAGGTAATGATCCAGGCCGGCGCAGGCGCCGATGGTTCCTCCCACCTGGATTCCCATGATATAGGCGTCCAGCAACTCCCTGCCGTTTTTGTTTTCCTTTTCCGCCAGAGCCAACAGGGCGGGAAAAAGGGTGACGGAGGGGTGCCCGAGAAAGGAGACCAGAGTATCGTCATAGTCCAATGCATGGGACGCCGCGCCATTGATGAGGGCGGCCTGGCCCAGGGATTTTTTTTCTCCAAACCCGATGATGGTCGCCTGGGGGCTGCCGCCTTCCTGGCCGGCCCAGTGCATGAGCTTCTCCACCAGGGGATCGTCCTTGCCGCCGTAGGTTACGGCCAGCCAGTCCATAAAGGCGGTCTTGGCGTGATCGTGCATTTCCTCCGGAATGGAGGAGGCGGGGGTGGTGGAGCAGAACCCTGCCAGTTTTTTGGTCATTCCTATTGTTTCGCCGGTCATGTGGTCTCCTTGATTCCAAAAGCCTCCCGCATCAGGGGCAGCAGGGAGTCGGCCGCGGAATACGGATCGGTTTGCTGTTTCAAAATTCGATGGATTGCCTTGTCCAGGTCTCCGGTGCGATCCCATTTGTCTTGCAGACAATTCAGGATTTCGCTTTCCAGGAGGGAGAGGATTTCCTCCTTGATCCGCTGGGCTTGCCAGGCCGCCCGATTTTTTCCCGCATCCAAGCCATGGACCAGGGCGTCCACCAACTCCGTTACGCCAAGATTATGGATGGCGGAGGTTTTCAGGATCGGCGGCCTGGGCTCGCGGCCTTCGGAAGCAATGTCCAGCATGCCCCCGATATCCGCCGCCACTTCGTCCGCGCCTTCCTTGTCGGCCTTGTTCACCACGTACAGGTCGGCGATTTCCATGATTCCGGCTTTCAGGGCCTGAATGCCGTCTCCCTGGCCCGGAACGCAAACCACCATGACGATGTCGGCGGTCTTGACGACTTCCACCTCGTCCTGGCCGACTCCCACGGTTTCAATGAGAATCACGTCCTTGCCGAAAGCGTCCAGAATCCTGCTGACGTCGCGGGCGCCCTGGCACAGGCCGCCCAAAGCGCCTCTGGTGGCCATGGAGCGGATGAATATTTCCGGCAGATTGACGGCATCGCGCATGCGCAGCCTGTCCCCCAGGAGGGCGCCTCCGGAAAAGGGGGAGGAGGGGTCCACTGCGATAATCCCTACGGTTCGGCCCCGGGAAACCAGTTCCCTGGCTATGGAGTTGGTCAGGGTGCTCTTGCCCGCGCCCGGGCTGCCGGTGACGCCAATGATTTTCGCCTTTCCCCCCAGGGGGTAAAGACGTTTCATGGCGTCCTTCCAGCCGTTTTCCCGGTTTTCCACCAGGGTGATGATGCGGGCCAGGGAGCGTTCGTTTCCCTTTTTCACCCCATCCAACAATGTTTCCCAAGATGCTTGCACCAGAGATTTCATCCTTATGGTCTTGTGCGCCGAAACGAAAAAAGAGGCGCGGGATTATTACAATTTGACAGGCTGGGCCTCTCCAAAAACCTCGCGCAGGGCGTCGCAGATTTCCTGAAGCGTGCAGTCGTTTTTCACGCAGTCGCAGATATCGGGCATCAAATTCCGGTTTTCGTCCTTGGCATGGGTCCTGAGCGAGGACAAAAGGCTTGCGGCCGTCCTGCCGTCGCGCGTTCTTTTCAATTCCCGGAGAGAGGCCTTTTGCCGCTCTTCACAGGTGGCCATGAGGGCGGGATCGTAGGTGGCTTCCACCTCCCGGTTGATGGTGACTTCGAGTTCCAGGTCGCTGGTGTAGCAATTGACGCCCACCACCAGATCCTCCTGGCTTTCAATGCGTTTTTGCTTTTCGTAGGCGCTTTTAGCCACGGCCTTGGGCATGTATCCGCTTTCAATGGCCGCCACCGCGCCGCCCATGCCCTTGATCTTATCCATTTCAGCCAGGGCTTCGGCTTCCAGTTCGTCGGTGAGGGACTCCATGAAATAGGATCCCGCCCAGGGATCGCACACGTCGGTCAGGCCGGTTTCATGCATGAGAATCCGCGTGGCGTCCAACTGCATCTGCACCGCCTCCTGGCTGTGGCCCAGCCCTAAAGGCTCGTCCCACGGGGGGAAAACCCCGGGCAGGCTGCCGGTCATGCCCGCCGCCACGCCTCCCACCACGGCCCTGGGCCAGTTATTTAGGGTTCTTTGCAGCGTGGTGGACGAACACCCGATGTGGGCGGTGATGGGCTGGCGAATGGTCATGGCCTTGGGGTTGGTCACCCCGAATTCTTCTTTCAGCATGCGGGCGTACATCCGGCGGGAAGCCCTGTGAAAGGCGATCTCCTTGTAGATTTCCATGGACCCGCCAAAGGCGTTGAACGTGAATTTGGTCAGAAAGTCGTTGGGGTCCAGGCCCGCGTTGATTCCTTCCTGGATGTAGGCGGCTGCGTTGGCCAGGGAAAAGGCCAGGTCCTGGGTGCGGGTGGCCCCGGCCTCCCGGATGTGGTAGCCGCCGATGCTGTTGACGTTCAGCAAGGGCATATGCTTGCGCATGAACTGAAGGGCGTCCCTGAAAAGGCGCAGGGAAGGTCCGGCCGGATAAATATACGTTCCCCGGGCGATGAACTCCTTTAAAATGTCGTTCTGGGGAGTTCCCCGGAGTGCGGCGGGGTCGATGCCCCTGGACCGTGCAAGCTCTGCGTACATGGCGATGATGATTGCGCAGGGAGCGTTTATGGTGAAGTTGGAGGGAACCTTGTCGATTTCAAGGTCTCCGGTGTAGGGCTCGTAGATGACGCAAAAATCCCGAAAGCTGTCGATGGCCACCCCTACCCGGCCCACTTCGCCTTCCGCCATGGGAGAGTCGGAGTCGTAACCGCACTGGGTCACCAAATCAAAGGCCATGTTGGGGCCGCCGAAACGCCCCATGGAATGCATGCGTTTCAGATAATCGCGATAATCGGCGGCGGCGCCGAACCCGCCGTACTTGCCCACGCCCCTGGCGCCGCCCCAGTCCGGCCTGTAATTGGCCTGGGCCGCCAGTTTTTCATTGGCTTTGGCGAAATCAAAAGGAGCGTTTCCCGCGGTAAAGGGATATTGGCCGGGAAAACCGACCTTCTCGAGAAAATCAAAATCCCGTATGGCATTGGGCGTGTAAAAGCTGGTGGGAGACTTTTCCAGATTATACTGGCTGACGCGTTTGTCCAGTAAATTTTCCCGCCAGGATTTTTCCTCCCTGGCTATCTGCTCCCTCTTTTCCCGGCAGTCGCATTTGGTTTGATTGTCCTTCATGAACCCCCTCTTTGCAGCGTACGGCCGAACATGCTTCGGCCATGTTTGATGCCGTGAATCCGGCTGGGACGGGTGAAACAGTCAAAAATCAGCAGGCGACCGATTCCGATATGAATCCGGCCACCTGAGAGACGGCGGAGCCGGCGGTGAACACGCCCGCCACGCCCATTTCTTTGAGCGAGGCCACGTCCTGTTCGGGAATCACGCCGCCCACAATCAGCAGGATGTCCTCGGCGTTTTTGCTTTTGAGCTGATCCACCACCTTTTGGGTCAGGCTCAGGTGGGCGCCGGATAAAATGGACAGGCCGATCACGTCCACATCCTCCTGCAGGGCTGCGCTCACGATTTGCTCCGGGCTCTGGCGCAAACCCGTATAAATGACCTCAAAGCCTGCGTCCCGCAGGCCGTAGGCGATAATTCTCGCCCCTCGCTCGTGGCCGTCCAAACCTGGTTTGGCTATGAGTACACGAATTTTTTTGTTGTTCATGAATTCCCTCCGAGTAGATAGTGGCAGGCTGGTGTGCAGTATAATGGCAAGAAGGGCGCCAGAACGCGGAGTTTTTGTTTAAATGCTTGAAATAATGTTGTATTTTATCAGCAGCGGTTCTCGGGGGAGGCGCCCCAGGCGCGCCCAGTGGGACAAAGCCGCCCAAAATCAAGGGCGGCCGTACGGCCTTTGGAGCAGTGGATTAGGCATAATAGTCTGAAATAATGCAGGAATTGATTTGGAGTTTGTGCGTTGGGTCACAAATGGCCAAGTTGGGTCACGACAGACCCAGGCGCTTCATCTTACGAAAAAGGGTCTTGCGGGAGATGCCTAAAGACTCGGCGGTTCGGGACTTGTGCCCCCGATGCTGGTCCAGGGCTTTTTTGATCAGGGCCTTTTCCACGTTTTCAGTAGCGCCTCTGAGATCAGCCCCGTTTTCCATGGCTTCGGATAGGGGCGCCTTGGCCTGCACCGGTTCGGGAGAGATGAAGTCCAGGCGATTTACCGTGAGGTAGCGCTGGATCACGTTTTGGAGCTCCCGCACATTGCCCGGCCAGTCGTAGGCGACCAGTGCGTCCAGGACCTTGCCGGGCAGGACAGCCTGGCCCTGGCCTCCGGAATAGACTTTCAGGAAGTGCTCCGCCAGCAGGGGAATGTCGTCCCGGCGCTGGCGCAGGGGCGGCAGGTTGATGGGGATGATGTGAATTCTGAAGAAAAAATCCTCGCGCATCTTGCCGGCCCGGGCTTGTTCCAGGAGGTTGCGGTTGGTGGCGGCGATAATGCGGAAGTCGGAAAATTTGACGGCATTGCCGCCCACGGGGGTGTAGCCTCCTCCTTCAATGGCCCGGAGGAGTTTGACTTGCAGCATGATGTCCAGTTCACCCACTTCGTCCAAAAACAGGGTTCCGCCGTTGGCCAGGTCCAGGAAGCCTTCCTTGTTGGAATGGGCGCCGGTGAAGGCGCCTTTGCGGCTTCCGAAAAACTCGCTTTCCAGAAGATTGGCCGGGATGGCCGCGCAGTTTACGGGAACAAAAGGCTGGTCGGCCCTTTTACTCATTTTGTGGATGGCTCTGGCCGCCAGTTCCTTGCCGGTTCCGGATTCGCCGTAAATAATGACATTGGCTTCGCCCGCAGCCGCGTTGAGGATGAGCTCGTACACTTCCTGCATGGCTGTGCTTTTGCCGATGATATTGCCAAACCGGTAGCGGTCCCGCATGGAGGAGCGAAGGTTGACGTTTTCCCGGCGCAGGTTTTCCGCTTCCTCCTGCATGGAGAGCTCCCTGAGTTTTGTTTCCGTGATGTCGCGGGCGGTGAGCAGCAGGCTGGGCCTTCCTTTCCAGGTGATAAAATTGGCCTTGCCCTCCACCCAGAGTTCATTGCCCATCTTGTGCAGGCAACGGGCCTGGAATGTGCGTTCCTCCGCAGCGCCGGACTCCAGGGCCTCGTACAATTCCAGAAAATAGGGGCGAAACGGCTCAGCCGCCATAGATTCCGGGGTTTTGGCGAGGAACTCCTCCCTGGTGTAGCCAAACATGGAAGCCGCGGCTTCGTTGGCGAACAGAAATCTGTTCCGGTGGGCCAGCACGACCCCTTCGGTAATGCGCTCTCCCAGCAGGCGATAGAGCGCTTCCGATTCCCTGAGGCTCCGTTCCGCGGCTTTCCTGGCCGAGATGTCCAGGCCCATGCCCATGAGATAGGGCGCTCCATTGATTCGGGTGCTGACCCCCGTGAACATATAGGGAATCTTTTTGCCATCCTTGGTGACAATGGTGGATTCAGCCAACCCCTCTCCGTTTACGAATACGTCCTTGATGCTCTTGCGGATCAGGCTCTTGTCCCCGCCTTTGAACAAGGTGAGCAGGCTGATGGAACCCACTTCCTCCTCGGTGTATCCGGTGACGGTTTCCACGTTCCGGTTCCAGCGAAGCACCTGGAGCTTGTCATTAAAGCAATAGAATATGCCCGGCAGGCCCCGGATGAGGGTTTCGAAAAACTGGTTTTCGTTGGCCAGGGCCTTTAAGGCCGCTTCCAGTTCCTGAAGCTGCTCCCCCCGGGAGCTTTCGGGCGAAGCCTTTTCTTTTGCAGCCTGGAGGCTGTCTTTTGGGGTCTTCGAGGACGCTTTTTGAGTATTAGGCATGGGATTTAAATCCTGTTGGGGGGACGGATCCCGGCATGGGCAGACGCTGGGGCTCCGGTTATTGATGGCATGGTGCGTCAGTAGACAATGTATTCTTATTACATTCTATTTTACTCCATTGTAAAGACTTTTTTGACATTGCCAAATGCGGAGTTTGGGAAACCGGCGGAAATCCGCTCTCTGATTTGTTTGCGGCAGGAAGCGTTTTTCGCCTATTACACATGAACAGGTTTTTAAATCCGGACACAGGAATTGCAGCTTGAATCGGGCTTGCGAAACTTCAGAAAACCAGACGGTGAAAATAGGGGATTGTGCGGCAATTAGGATTTTTGGGCAAAAAAATGGCGGAGAGGGTGGGATTCGAACCCACGGTACGGTTGTGCCGTACACACGATTTCCAGTCGTGCACCTTCGGCCAGCTCGGTCACCTCTCCGCATTTTATGCGGCGTACTTCTATGTCTTGCCTGCATGGGCTTTCCCTTATGGGCCTAAGGCGAACCTTCACATGCGCCCCAAAGGGTGGGTGTCTTATGGCGCATTTTAATCGTTTTGGCAAGAGGTTTTTTTTCTGTTAGGTTTTTCTATAAGTAACTGCTCTGATTTTCTTGAAACCATTGAAATCCGCCCGGGCATGCGCTTTATGCAAGGGCTCTGCGACGCCGTTAAGCGAGATAACTTTTCAGCTTTTTTGATGGCGGAAGGGCAAGCCCCTGGATCTTTCCAACGCCTCGGAGGACGACATCCTGGATCTGTTGGATCAAAGCCTGGGGAAATAGCCGAAAAACAACGACGCTGGATCCCCGTTTCCGCCGTTACAGCATGATGATTGCACAACTGCCCGCAATCATCCCGCCTCCATGGCTGCCCGGGGATGACGGGGCGCGTAGGTCTTTGCACCCGTTTGGGCCTTGCCGCCTTGGGCCATAACCGGGAAGAAGCAGACGGCCTTATGGGAATTGTTTAACTCGTTCCCATGCTCCAGCGTGGGAATGCATACTGTAAGTTATTGAAATCAAGTTAGTTGCAAGATTCATGTAACGCTAAATTATACCCTGATATGCGTATCCTACGGAGATTGCAGTATCCATCGCCATTTTAACCTTACCTTGGAATACAACTGTTTGTCAGAACGCAACAATCCACCCATCTTCATGCCGGGAAAACTTCCCCGCTTTTTGCGCAGAGCGTCATGGAAAGGTTCTTTGCGGAGCTTTCTTTCAAGAAAGCGACTCGCCGAAGGCTTTTTTTATTATCGTTTTTTGTTTTTACCGTTCTTCAGGAGGCCGGGCGTCCATAAGCTCGTCGGACACGGCCAAGCCGTTTTCGGACATGGGAGGTTCGTCGATAAAATGGATGAGCTTGGACAAGCTGGAGACAATCTCCGCCACTTCCTGCGGGGGCAGATTTTCCAGTCCTTCGATGATTTGCTTTTGGAGCGGGGGAGGGGCGTCAGAGGCCATGTCCCTGCCTTTATCCGTGAGTTCCACGGTGATCACCCTGCGATCCTTGTTGGTCCGGGAGCGGATCACCAGGCCTTTGTTTTCCAGGCGGTCGATAATGCCGGTGACCGTGCTGGACTTGACCATGATTTCCGCGGCGAGCCGGGACAGGGACAGGGAGCCCTTTTCGTACAAGGCCATGAGGCATGCCAACTGAGGGCCGCTGACCAAATAGGTGCGGCTGAGCTCCTTGGTGTACATTTCCTCCGCCTGGATGAGGCGGCGGATGAGCCAAACAATTTCTTTTATTTTGTTATCAAAAACAACCGGTTCGTTTAACGGTCGATTCATAATAATAACCGCCTTCAATTATTCTACCACAGGCACGGAAATTATCACCAGGCGTCAAGAAAGGCAACTGAAATAAGCACGGCTGGAAAAATAGCGGGCCGCCTGATCCAAGGGGCTGAAAGGCCCCGCCGCAGCAGTTATTGGCGGCGGCGGGGCCGGGAATGATCACGTTGGAAAAAAACTGCTATTTCACGGCTTTCCGTGCTTCTTCAATCCAGCCGTTCCAGGTGTCCTGGTTCTTGGCGATCCATTCGTTGGCATGTTTTTCGATATCCTTAGCCGACTTTTCGCCTTCGTTCATCCTGGTGTTCTGCTCGTTGATGTCAATCAAAGGCAGGGTGAAAAGCTCAAAAAAACGTTTGGCCGCCGGGTTTTCCGCCAGAAATTTTTTGTTGGCCACAATCTGAATGTCGCAAACCACAAAGCCCAGTTTTACGGGATCGGTCACAGCGCCTTCTACACCAGATACGGTCATGCGTTCCACGGCGGGTTTTTGGGCATCCATGGGGATGATTTCAGGCACGTTGATCCACATGACGTCCTTGCCGGGTTTCATCTTGAAGATGGTCCAGTTGGGGGCCCAGGTGTAAAAGAAAACGGGCTTGCCGGATTTGTAGGCCGCCAGGGCGG is part of the Desulfatibacillum aliphaticivorans DSM 15576 genome and harbors:
- a CDS encoding methylmalonyl-CoA mutase family protein, yielding MKDNQTKCDCREKREQIAREEKSWRENLLDKRVSQYNLEKSPTSFYTPNAIRDFDFLEKVGFPGQYPFTAGNAPFDFAKANEKLAAQANYRPDWGGARGVGKYGGFGAAADYRDYLKRMHSMGRFGGPNMAFDLVTQCGYDSDSPMAEGEVGRVGVAIDSFRDFCVIYEPYTGDLEIDKVPSNFTINAPCAIIIAMYAELARSRGIDPAALRGTPQNDILKEFIARGTYIYPAGPSLRLFRDALQFMRKHMPLLNVNSIGGYHIREAGATRTQDLAFSLANAAAYIQEGINAGLDPNDFLTKFTFNAFGGSMEIYKEIAFHRASRRMYARMLKEEFGVTNPKAMTIRQPITAHIGCSSTTLQRTLNNWPRAVVGGVAAGMTGSLPGVFPPWDEPLGLGHSQEAVQMQLDATRILMHETGLTDVCDPWAGSYFMESLTDELEAEALAEMDKIKGMGGAVAAIESGYMPKAVAKSAYEKQKRIESQEDLVVGVNCYTSDLELEVTINREVEATYDPALMATCEERQKASLRELKRTRDGRTAASLLSSLRTHAKDENRNLMPDICDCVKNDCTLQEICDALREVFGEAQPVKL
- a CDS encoding glycyl-radical enzyme activating protein, which encodes MANACLITEIQRFAINDGPGFRTNVFLKGCPLKCVWCHNPETIDAKAQVFWKKRLCAQCGACMEACPTEAIQPPIDPVLAQSEGVDYYKIDLARCNHSMQCAAVCPYGALEITGKLLTVKEILDEVESDLPFYKNSGGGMTLSGGEPTAHPDFAEKLLAGAKARGLHTCLDTNGYCSWDILQRLLKYIDIVLFDLKHTDPEKHKQWTGVDNALIMKNLARLTQTGVETWVRIPVIPGFNDSIEDHQAAVEFLNGLPGKIHRVDLLPYHNWCQDKYGWLGLDWPLGRVEAMEPSLLEIPKEYYEMSGLKTTIGGSGFEDAK
- a CDS encoding sigma-54-dependent Fis family transcriptional regulator; this translates as MPNTQKASSKTPKDSLQAAKEKASPESSRGEQLQELEAALKALANENQFFETLIRGLPGIFYCFNDKLQVLRWNRNVETVTGYTEEEVGSISLLTLFKGGDKSLIRKSIKDVFVNGEGLAESTIVTKDGKKIPYMFTGVSTRINGAPYLMGMGLDISARKAAERSLRESEALYRLLGERITEGVVLAHRNRFLFANEAAASMFGYTREEFLAKTPESMAAEPFRPYFLELYEALESGAAEERTFQARCLHKMGNELWVEGKANFITWKGRPSLLLTARDITETKLRELSMQEEAENLRRENVNLRSSMRDRYRFGNIIGKSTAMQEVYELILNAAAGEANVIIYGESGTGKELAARAIHKMSKRADQPFVPVNCAAIPANLLESEFFGSRKGAFTGAHSNKEGFLDLANGGTLFLDEVGELDIMLQVKLLRAIEGGGYTPVGGNAVKFSDFRIIAATNRNLLEQARAGKMREDFFFRIHIIPINLPPLRQRRDDIPLLAEHFLKVYSGGQGQAVLPGKVLDALVAYDWPGNVRELQNVIQRYLTVNRLDFISPEPVQAKAPLSEAMENGADLRGATENVEKALIKKALDQHRGHKSRTAESLGISRKTLFRKMKRLGLS
- a CDS encoding MmgE/PrpD family protein produces the protein MTGETIGMTKKLAGFCSTTPASSIPEEMHDHAKTAFMDWLAVTYGGKDDPLVEKLMHWAGQEGGSPQATIIGFGEKKSLGQAALINGAASHALDYDDTLVSFLGHPSVTLFPALLALAEKENKNGRELLDAYIMGIQVGGTIGACAGLDHYLAGWHGTSTLGHMASAAGCARLLGLDPQQTAWALGIGATQASGLKRNFGTMCKPFHAGRASQSGLMAAMLARDGFTGADDVLEGPQGFFEALRGKVNDEILSMLGLGWDVVNLSQKYHASCHATHSPLEAARQVVQENSLSLDHIESIRVYSSEVTMQAAANANPKTGTEAKFSVAYCVANALTREVTGMAAFTDDLVNDPQVRSLMQKIELIKDESMTALESRVVIRAKGRDYEGFSDILQQIPSLDAKQERVRAKFLDLAGAVIGRKKAEDLAGRIDHLESADMADFAATL
- the meaB gene encoding methylmalonyl Co-A mutase-associated GTPase MeaB, with the translated sequence MQASWETLLDGVKKGNERSLARIITLVENRENGWKDAMKRLYPLGGKAKIIGVTGSPGAGKSTLTNSIARELVSRGRTVGIIAVDPSSPFSGGALLGDRLRMRDAVNLPEIFIRSMATRGALGGLCQGARDVSRILDAFGKDVILIETVGVGQDEVEVVKTADIVMVVCVPGQGDGIQALKAGIMEIADLYVVNKADKEGADEVAADIGGMLDIASEGREPRPPILKTSAIHNLGVTELVDALVHGLDAGKNRAAWQAQRIKEEILSLLESEILNCLQDKWDRTGDLDKAIHRILKQQTDPYSAADSLLPLMREAFGIKETT
- a CDS encoding cobalamin B12-binding domain-containing protein — encoded protein: MNNKKIRVLIAKPGLDGHERGARIIAYGLRDAGFEVIYTGLRQSPEQIVSAALQEDVDVIGLSILSGAHLSLTQKVVDQLKSKNAEDILLIVGGVIPEQDVASLKEMGVAGVFTAGSAVSQVAGFISESVAC
- a CDS encoding MarR family winged helix-turn-helix transcriptional regulator is translated as MNRPLNEPVVFDNKIKEIVWLIRRLIQAEEMYTKELSRTYLVSGPQLACLMALYEKGSLSLSRLAAEIMVKSSTVTGIIDRLENKGLVIRSRTNKDRRVITVELTDKGRDMASDAPPPLQKQIIEGLENLPPQEVAEIVSSLSKLIHFIDEPPMSENGLAVSDELMDARPPEER